One genomic region from Chloroherpetonaceae bacterium encodes:
- a CDS encoding gamma-glutamylcyclotransferase family protein: protein MQTASHNYLFVYGTLRTGGRGAHLVSKYGHKKADAKVKGLLYDIGDFPAFIHHEDAIVYGELIQLRPNVTLEEIDEYEGVDKMHPHDGLYRRDKITAVLMNNETVEAWIYVWNQSVKGLKMIENGDYLAYLKLKSAHRLIR, encoded by the coding sequence ATGCAAACAGCATCTCACAATTACCTTTTTGTTTATGGAACTTTGCGAACCGGCGGAAGAGGCGCGCATTTGGTTTCTAAGTATGGTCACAAGAAAGCCGATGCCAAAGTTAAAGGCTTGTTGTATGATATCGGCGATTTCCCCGCTTTTATCCACCACGAGGATGCCATCGTTTATGGCGAACTGATTCAGTTAAGACCCAATGTCACTCTTGAAGAAATTGATGAGTACGAAGGCGTTGATAAAATGCATCCGCATGACGGGTTATATCGACGAGATAAGATCACTGCCGTATTAATGAACAACGAAACGGTAGAAGCGTGGATTTATGTTTGGAATCAATCGGTAAAAGGGTTGAAGATGATTGAAAACGGCGATTATCTTGCCTACTTGAAGTTGAAATCTGCTCATCGACTAATTCGTTAA
- a CDS encoding DinB family protein, which translates to MKQQFPEFFSSKKDDLSADITKEIERYSKGYQRLNEAIGTISGGKLNWKPNPKKWSIREIALHLVDSEIIGIARMNLVIATSESNPPALLAYDQDQLSILAAYHSMDEMLALQTFRDLRKHQTALLKNLPKEVFEKFGIHSEVGKLTLLDLVKRYASHVETHIKQIEGLKQLMKGEET; encoded by the coding sequence ATGAAGCAGCAGTTTCCTGAGTTTTTTTCATCTAAAAAAGATGATCTTTCCGCTGATATTACAAAAGAGATCGAACGGTATTCGAAAGGATATCAACGATTAAATGAAGCAATCGGAACGATCTCCGGTGGAAAGTTAAATTGGAAGCCAAACCCTAAAAAGTGGTCGATTCGTGAAATCGCTCTCCATTTAGTTGATTCCGAAATTATCGGAATTGCTCGTATGAATTTAGTTATTGCTACAAGTGAATCGAATCCGCCCGCACTTCTGGCATACGATCAAGATCAACTTTCAATTTTAGCAGCTTATCATTCTATGGATGAAATGCTTGCTCTTCAAACCTTCCGTGATTTAAGAAAACACCAAACCGCACTCTTAAAGAACCTTCCAAAAGAAGTTTTTGAGAAGTTCGGTATTCACTCAGAAGTTGGAAAATTAACATTACTAGACCTTGTGAAGCGATACGCGTCTCATGTCGAAACCCATATCAAGCAAATTGAAGGTTTAAAGCAACTCATGAAAGGCGAAGAAACCTGA
- a CDS encoding AMP nucleosidase: MAFRKRIGAVDSMKSNSESTLSESNSSIRKEEIGIDMLERYTGTPPLELGNYILLTNFNKYLAKFSERYQSPIVSGSAFQCVTAKNEDISIIDFSIGSPTAALIMDLLSYRNPKPKGVIMLGMCGGLNKRLSVGEFILPIAAIRDDGASQHYMPPRVPALPTFNVQKVAAEVLVENKLRYRTGVIHTTDYRFWEFDEKFKEELIEERAIAIDMECATLFIAGFASKVAIGALMLVSDMPLTKHGIKTKKSASEVFSKFTELHLDLGIKSLQELKKRGDELDIRHYEW, encoded by the coding sequence ATGGCATTTCGTAAACGTATTGGCGCGGTTGATTCGATGAAATCGAATTCAGAATCAACATTAAGTGAATCGAATTCCTCGATTAGAAAAGAAGAAATTGGCATTGATATGCTCGAGCGTTATACAGGAACGCCTCCTTTAGAACTTGGGAATTATATTCTGCTCACCAATTTCAATAAATATCTCGCAAAATTTTCCGAGCGTTACCAATCTCCCATTGTTTCGGGGTCAGCGTTTCAATGTGTTACCGCAAAAAACGAGGATATCTCGATTATTGATTTCAGCATCGGAAGCCCAACTGCAGCATTGATAATGGATTTGCTTTCCTACCGAAACCCAAAACCAAAAGGCGTGATTATGCTGGGTATGTGCGGTGGGCTCAATAAACGCCTTTCGGTTGGAGAGTTTATTTTGCCAATTGCAGCTATTCGTGACGACGGTGCATCTCAGCACTATATGCCCCCTCGAGTGCCTGCTTTGCCAACCTTTAACGTGCAAAAAGTAGCTGCTGAAGTTTTAGTCGAAAATAAACTTCGTTATCGAACGGGCGTTATCCATACGACGGATTACCGATTTTGGGAATTCGATGAAAAATTTAAAGAAGAACTCATTGAGGAAAGGGCAATCGCGATTGATATGGAATGTGCGACACTTTTTATTGCAGGATTTGCTTCAAAAGTTGCCATCGGTGCGCTGATGCTTGTCAGCGATATGCCGCTTACAAAGCACGGAATAAAAACAAAAAAATCGGCAAGCGAAGTGTTTTCAAAATTTACTGAGTTGCATTTAGACTTAGGAATTAAATCGTTACAAGAATTAAAGAAACGCGGTGATGAACTTGATATTCGTCATTATGAGTGGTGA
- the uvrC gene encoding excinuclease ABC subunit UvrC, with amino-acid sequence MNPEIEKKGETESEIELKAVQDDRNPEIEVNLLETKLKNLPTSPGVYQFKDKDSRVIYVGKAKNIRARVMSYFRNLSDHSHKTKLLVSKIIDLELILTSSEVEALILENNLIKQLKPRYNIDLRDDKTYPYIVVTNEPFPRVFPTRTVYRNGSKYFGPYTAVHQMRSLLDAIGEIFFVRSCSLNLNEKSIGEKKFKVCLDYHIKKCQGPCEAHQSQADYNDMIDEVKRLLSGKTKDAMRSISEKMKRAAKELKFEQAAVLKRQLVALERYSSRQKVMTTDDVDRDIFATSSEGSDACGVVFKVREGKLIGTRHFYFSNVEGESEESLLTRLLEKYYLETTDTLPDEIFTPIALQEKELIERLIETRSNEENRSIVDIVEAKHIDFIVPQIGDKAKLVAMCATNATHLLREYLIQKQQRGEKLAVPSSVHSLERDLRLPKPPRRIECFDNSNLQGTDPVASMVCFVDGKPKKSDYKKFKIKTVEGPNDFASMAEIMERRYSGSLTEELPMPDLIIVDGGKGQLSAAYEVLTRLSVKIPVIGLAKRLEEVFFPNEQFSHNLPKTSSSLKLLQNLRDEAHRFAITFHRDLRSKRTLQTELTGIAGVGKAKAEKLLRTFGSVAQVAEASLEELEKVIGKKNAETLRRYFDQKKNQTFNSEQEVEQPEELILEEGLLENENGETNMEHEESDSNDIELGKDES; translated from the coding sequence ATGAATCCTGAAATAGAGAAAAAGGGCGAAACCGAATCGGAAATAGAACTGAAAGCGGTTCAAGACGACCGCAATCCCGAAATTGAAGTCAATCTGTTGGAAACAAAATTAAAAAATTTGCCGACTTCGCCGGGCGTTTACCAATTTAAGGACAAAGATAGTCGGGTGATTTATGTCGGTAAGGCAAAAAACATTCGTGCTCGGGTGATGTCTTATTTCAGGAACCTTTCTGACCATTCTCACAAGACAAAACTGCTTGTGAGTAAAATTATAGACCTTGAATTAATTCTAACTTCTTCGGAAGTTGAAGCGTTGATTCTTGAAAATAATCTTATTAAACAACTGAAGCCACGATACAATATTGACTTAAGGGATGATAAAACCTACCCGTATATCGTTGTGACCAATGAACCTTTTCCCCGAGTATTCCCAACAAGAACTGTCTATCGAAATGGTTCAAAATATTTTGGGCCATACACGGCTGTTCACCAAATGAGGTCGCTTTTGGATGCAATTGGAGAAATCTTTTTTGTAAGAAGCTGCTCGTTAAACTTAAATGAAAAAAGCATCGGCGAAAAAAAGTTCAAAGTTTGTTTGGATTACCATATCAAAAAGTGCCAAGGCCCTTGCGAGGCACACCAATCTCAGGCAGATTACAATGACATGATTGATGAAGTTAAGCGGTTGCTTTCGGGGAAAACCAAAGACGCGATGCGTTCAATTTCCGAAAAGATGAAGCGTGCTGCAAAGGAATTGAAGTTTGAGCAGGCAGCGGTTTTAAAAAGACAATTGGTGGCTCTTGAGCGGTATTCTTCGCGGCAAAAAGTAATGACAACTGATGATGTTGATCGCGATATTTTCGCAACCTCAAGCGAAGGCTCTGACGCATGTGGCGTCGTATTTAAGGTGCGAGAAGGAAAACTGATTGGTACAAGGCATTTTTATTTTTCGAATGTAGAAGGTGAATCGGAAGAATCGTTGCTAACAAGACTGTTAGAGAAGTATTATCTCGAAACTACCGATACATTACCGGATGAAATTTTTACACCGATTGCACTGCAAGAAAAAGAACTAATTGAGCGTTTAATTGAAACAAGAAGCAATGAAGAAAATCGATCGATTGTAGATATTGTTGAAGCCAAGCATATTGATTTTATTGTTCCACAAATTGGGGATAAAGCCAAGCTTGTGGCAATGTGCGCCACAAACGCCACGCATTTATTAAGGGAGTATTTAATTCAAAAGCAGCAACGCGGTGAAAAGCTTGCCGTGCCTTCAAGCGTTCATTCTCTCGAACGAGATTTAAGGCTTCCAAAACCGCCACGGAGAATTGAGTGCTTTGATAATTCTAACCTTCAAGGTACAGACCCTGTCGCTTCTATGGTATGCTTTGTGGATGGAAAACCAAAAAAATCAGATTACAAAAAGTTCAAAATCAAAACCGTAGAGGGTCCGAATGATTTTGCGTCAATGGCAGAAATAATGGAACGCCGTTATAGTGGCTCACTGACCGAAGAACTTCCAATGCCCGATTTGATTATCGTTGATGGCGGTAAAGGACAACTCTCTGCGGCGTATGAAGTTTTAACGAGACTTAGCGTAAAAATACCGGTTATCGGACTTGCAAAAAGGCTTGAAGAAGTCTTTTTCCCAAATGAACAATTTTCACATAATCTTCCCAAAACTTCCTCATCGCTGAAATTGCTTCAAAATTTGAGAGACGAAGCACATCGCTTTGCAATTACATTTCACCGCGATTTGCGGTCAAAGCGAACGCTTCAAACCGAACTAACCGGTATTGCGGGTGTGGGCAAGGCAAAAGCCGAAAAGCTGCTTCGAACTTTCGGTTCTGTGGCTCAAGTGGCTGAAGCAAGCTTGGAAGAGCTTGAAAAGGTCATCGGAAAAAAGAACGCTGAAACCCTTCGCCGGTATTTCGATCAAAAGAAAAATCAGACCTTTAATTCAGAGCAAGAAGTAGAGCAACCTGAAGAATTGATTTTAGAAGAAGGCCTTTTAGAAAATGAAAATGGTGAAACGAATATGGAACACGAAGAAAGCGATTCCAACGATATCGAATTAGGAAAAGACGAATCCTAA
- a CDS encoding STAS domain-containing protein — MTIKESSKNGVHIFELKGDMLGGPDAVDFKNRLKAALDSGEKKVVVDLGGVNHMNSTGIGILVSSLATVNQHQGKLKLSNLEKNIRSIFVITNLAKVFESYDTLDAALASF; from the coding sequence ATGACCATTAAAGAGAGCAGTAAAAACGGTGTTCACATTTTTGAATTAAAAGGTGACATGCTTGGCGGTCCGGATGCGGTTGATTTCAAAAATCGTCTTAAAGCTGCCTTAGATTCAGGTGAGAAAAAAGTGGTTGTCGATTTAGGCGGTGTCAATCACATGAACAGTACAGGAATTGGTATCTTGGTTTCAAGCCTTGCTACGGTTAATCAACATCAAGGAAAATTGAAACTCTCAAATTTAGAAAAAAACATCCGTAGCATTTTTGTGATTACTAACTTGGCCAAGGTATTCGAATCTTATGACACTTTGGACGCCGCTTTGGCAAGTTTTTAA
- a CDS encoding glycosyltransferase family 2 protein: MSWLYMLFRSYQLKTIIPDLSAFASLIETAPRVSIIVPACNEEKLIEKALRTMLKQNYSNYEVIAINDRSSDSTGEILNRLKKEVSNLQVIHVNSLPPGWLGKNHANHLGFQISSGDYLLFTDADIFFEESVLSRTIDFANKNQAEHIVAYPRLTYETFWEESFLAIFSLLFTWKFDPIKAKNPKKKKAFIGVGAFNFVSRKVYQSIGGHYPLRMEVADDVRLGEYVKLKGFGNYLIRASDFLSVRWREGLLDTMRGIERSAFPGINFSWVWVFIGIAGTLFGLISPYWLLIAAIFFGENSLGLMVLNLVSIITIALIYYSSGKSVGKSLMLTLSHPIVSILFLYAFLKSAIGITLQGGVRWRDTFYPISVLKHKD, translated from the coding sequence TTGAGTTGGCTCTACATGCTTTTTCGGTCTTATCAATTGAAAACGATTATCCCAGATTTATCCGCCTTCGCTTCGTTGATTGAAACCGCACCTCGAGTCAGTATTATTGTTCCCGCTTGTAATGAGGAGAAGCTTATTGAAAAAGCGTTGCGCACAATGCTAAAACAGAATTACTCAAATTATGAAGTTATCGCCATCAACGACCGTTCAAGCGATTCTACGGGCGAAATTCTAAATCGGTTAAAAAAGGAGGTCTCAAATCTTCAAGTGATTCATGTGAATTCCTTACCCCCGGGATGGCTTGGGAAAAATCATGCCAATCACCTTGGTTTTCAAATATCAAGTGGGGACTACCTCCTTTTTACGGATGCCGACATTTTTTTTGAGGAAAGTGTTCTTTCAAGAACGATTGATTTTGCAAATAAAAATCAAGCAGAGCATATCGTTGCTTATCCGCGCTTGACTTATGAAACCTTTTGGGAGGAATCTTTCCTTGCGATTTTTTCGCTTTTGTTTACTTGGAAATTTGACCCCATAAAAGCAAAAAATCCAAAGAAAAAAAAGGCATTCATTGGGGTTGGTGCGTTTAATTTTGTTAGCCGCAAAGTTTATCAATCAATTGGCGGACACTATCCGCTACGAATGGAAGTGGCTGATGATGTCAGGCTTGGCGAATATGTGAAGTTAAAAGGGTTTGGAAATTACTTGATTCGCGCGAGCGATTTTTTGTCGGTGCGATGGCGGGAGGGTTTGCTTGATACGATGAGGGGAATCGAACGAAGCGCCTTTCCGGGAATTAACTTTTCGTGGGTTTGGGTATTTATTGGAATTGCAGGAACTCTATTTGGACTGATATCACCTTACTGGCTTTTGATTGCCGCTATTTTTTTTGGCGAAAATTCTTTGGGATTAATGGTCTTAAATTTAGTTTCGATAATCACAATTGCTCTCATTTACTATTCTTCGGGGAAATCTGTTGGGAAATCACTGATGCTAACGCTCTCCCATCCAATTGTTTCAATCTTATTTTTGTATGCCTTCTTGAAATCTGCTATTGGTATAACATTGCAAGGCGGGGTTCGATGGCGAGATACATTTTACCCGATTTCAGTCTTAAAGCATAAAGATTGA
- the argB gene encoding acetylglutamate kinase — translation MQRKEEVLVEALPFIQTYEGKIFVIKFGGAVMTDEGLMRTFAKDVTMLKKLGINIVVVHGGGKEITTLANAFGVETRFVEGMRYTDSKMLECVVYGLSSLNKEIAGLISLNGGAGIGLSGLDASLLKAKALQSEIDLGYVGEVSAVNVSLLMLLMKNEMIPVVAPIGQGENGQPYNINADLAASAIAVALDAEKLVYLSDTEGVMVDGALISSLSEGRSKELIAGGKIHGGMIPKVNSAFEAMRNGVGKVHFIDGRIKHSLLLEIFTSEGIGTEMIRENAPKNSFNTHIEIENSYPV, via the coding sequence ATGCAAAGAAAAGAAGAAGTCTTGGTTGAGGCCCTGCCATTCATTCAAACCTACGAAGGGAAAATTTTCGTCATCAAATTTGGTGGTGCTGTCATGACCGATGAAGGGCTTATGAGAACATTTGCTAAAGATGTTACGATGCTCAAGAAACTTGGAATTAATATCGTTGTCGTTCACGGTGGAGGGAAAGAAATTACAACGCTTGCAAATGCTTTTGGTGTAGAAACAAGGTTTGTCGAAGGTATGCGTTACACCGATTCCAAAATGCTTGAGTGTGTGGTTTATGGGCTTTCATCTTTAAATAAAGAAATTGCAGGGCTAATTTCACTCAATGGTGGTGCAGGAATCGGGCTTTCCGGATTGGACGCCTCACTTTTAAAGGCAAAGGCATTGCAAAGCGAAATTGATTTAGGCTATGTTGGAGAAGTTTCTGCCGTGAATGTTTCTTTGCTCATGCTTTTAATGAAGAACGAGATGATTCCTGTTGTGGCTCCAATTGGGCAAGGAGAGAATGGTCAACCTTATAATATTAATGCAGACCTTGCTGCATCGGCAATTGCTGTGGCATTGGATGCCGAAAAACTCGTTTACCTCTCTGATACCGAGGGTGTAATGGTTGATGGGGCACTAATTTCTTCACTTTCTGAAGGAAGATCAAAAGAATTAATTGCAGGTGGGAAAATTCACGGTGGTATGATTCCAAAAGTGAATTCAGCTTTTGAGGCAATGCGAAACGGAGTCGGTAAAGTTCACTTTATTGATGGTCGAATCAAACATTCTCTCTTACTAGAAATATTTACAAGTGAAGGAATTGGAACTGAAATGATTCGAGAAAACGCTCCAAAAAATTCCTTTAATACTCATATTGAGATAGAAAATTCCTATCCCGTTTAA
- a CDS encoding alpha/beta hydrolase-fold protein, producing the protein MVSFPTSPTKVISEDTAIGLKGQLHDFENFPSKFVEARTISVWLPKDYTSHPERTYSVWYMHDGQNLFIPSRSFIGVDWGVDETMTSLVDSGKIDPVIVVGIYNTPKRTEEYSPKKAFDLVPDEVRRGFIERFGLRMKPISDEYLKFLVNELKPFIDSTYRTKRDPANTFVAGSSMGGLISAYAICEYPSVFGAAACISTHFPAGEGIMIDYLEKSLPSPENHKIYFDFGTKTLDSSYEPYQMRADSVMKRKGFEEGRSWVTKKFVGDEHSERAWRNRFSIPVTFLMSTQP; encoded by the coding sequence ATGGTTTCATTTCCCACTTCACCAACAAAGGTGATTTCGGAAGACACTGCTATAGGTTTGAAAGGCCAACTTCATGATTTTGAAAATTTTCCTTCAAAATTTGTTGAGGCAAGAACCATTTCGGTTTGGCTACCAAAAGATTACACCTCGCATCCTGAAAGAACCTATTCAGTTTGGTATATGCATGATGGTCAAAATTTGTTCATTCCTTCTCGCTCTTTTATCGGTGTAGATTGGGGTGTTGACGAAACAATGACTTCCTTAGTTGACTCAGGTAAAATTGATCCGGTTATTGTTGTGGGCATTTATAACACACCTAAGCGAACTGAAGAATATTCACCAAAAAAAGCATTTGATTTAGTTCCAGATGAAGTCAGAAGAGGTTTTATTGAGAGGTTTGGATTAAGGATGAAACCGATTTCGGATGAGTATCTCAAATTTTTGGTCAATGAGCTAAAACCATTTATTGATTCTACTTATAGAACAAAACGTGATCCGGCAAATACTTTTGTTGCTGGTTCAAGTATGGGCGGGCTGATTTCCGCTTATGCGATTTGTGAGTACCCGTCTGTCTTTGGTGCAGCTGCTTGCATATCAACTCATTTTCCTGCTGGTGAGGGAATTATGATTGATTACTTAGAAAAATCATTACCGAGCCCTGAAAATCATAAAATCTACTTTGATTTTGGAACCAAAACACTGGACTCATCTTATGAGCCTTATCAAATGCGTGCAGATAGTGTGATGAAACGAAAAGGCTTTGAGGAAGGGCGCTCTTGGGTTACCAAAAAATTTGTTGGTGATGAACATTCGGAGCGCGCTTGGCGAAATCGCTTTTCTATTCCGGTTACATTTTTGATGTCAACACAACCTTAA
- a CDS encoding YHS domain-containing protein, protein MKKIQMISAITIFFMLLAFSACSNSEQKSVSEKIEVKSAKDSLTAKTATFNSLCPISGEPVNDEANKVDYEGKTYGFCCNGCDEKFKSNPVKYAANLSPNGKEFIGKEESMH, encoded by the coding sequence ATGAAAAAGATTCAAATGATATCGGCTATTACTATTTTTTTTATGCTACTTGCATTCTCGGCGTGTTCGAATAGTGAACAAAAAAGTGTATCAGAGAAAATAGAAGTCAAATCGGCTAAGGATTCATTGACTGCTAAAACGGCAACTTTTAATTCTTTATGTCCTATCTCCGGTGAACCTGTTAATGACGAAGCCAACAAGGTCGATTATGAAGGAAAAACTTATGGATTTTGCTGTAACGGCTGTGATGAAAAATTTAAATCAAACCCTGTGAAATATGCAGCCAATCTTAGCCCAAACGGTAAAGAATTTATTGGGAAAGAAGAATCGATGCACTAA
- the mgtE gene encoding magnesium transporter, whose product MQDKSVKQEDTKPENPSQNTFNSQDVFEELGMEEISNEELAELQPVDIAEYLQELPITMASEILSQLPIDIATEAIATRLFKNIPELFLSLPNNVAVEVMRRLRTDERVFIFRNLVSSKGETQKAIEEKLLTKLPDDMQTELENFLRYPITSVASIMTTEFSFVSPTMNIASAKKLIQKQQRQVRTREVYDVYVLEKDDVGSGDRRLVGVVSLKDMLIADDETLIEDIMQQDPISVLPTEERFEAAALVSKYNLLSIPVVTHDGRLLGIVTVDDIIDVITQEETIDFLRFGAVQARETDKPYFDNSIWIGVRNRVVWLLFLFIGGTLTSNVVQYFQGRFDETVILTLSAFIALLVGTGGNIGSQTVSTIIRSLAINEIETSDWFKVLARESATGFVLGLVLFPISYVFVFVLKGDWHLSLAVSTSVIGVCTWSSSIASQIPILAQKVGLDPTVLSAPLITTLVDATGLIIYFSIAKVILAF is encoded by the coding sequence ATGCAAGATAAATCAGTAAAACAGGAGGATACCAAACCGGAAAACCCTTCTCAGAACACCTTCAATTCACAAGATGTGTTTGAAGAATTGGGAATGGAAGAAATTTCCAATGAAGAACTGGCTGAGCTTCAACCAGTGGATATCGCTGAGTACTTGCAAGAATTACCCATAACGATGGCTTCAGAGATACTCTCACAACTTCCGATTGATATTGCGACTGAAGCCATAGCGACACGGCTTTTTAAGAACATCCCTGAACTTTTCTTATCCCTGCCTAATAATGTCGCTGTTGAGGTGATGCGGCGTCTTAGAACCGACGAACGCGTTTTTATTTTTCGTAATCTGGTTTCTTCGAAAGGTGAAACCCAAAAGGCAATTGAAGAAAAACTACTCACCAAATTGCCAGATGATATGCAAACTGAATTGGAAAACTTTCTTCGTTACCCGATTACCAGTGTTGCAAGTATCATGACAACGGAATTTTCGTTTGTTTCACCGACAATGAATATTGCGAGCGCAAAAAAATTGATCCAGAAACAGCAACGGCAAGTTCGAACTCGTGAAGTTTATGATGTTTATGTTTTAGAAAAAGATGATGTAGGCTCTGGTGACCGAAGGCTTGTGGGTGTTGTCAGCTTAAAAGACATGCTTATCGCCGACGATGAAACGCTCATCGAAGACATCATGCAACAAGATCCGATTAGCGTATTACCCACCGAAGAGCGTTTTGAAGCGGCGGCACTTGTTTCGAAGTATAACCTACTTTCAATTCCTGTCGTCACGCATGATGGCAGGCTTCTGGGAATCGTTACCGTTGACGATATCATTGATGTTATTACCCAAGAAGAAACCATCGATTTTTTGAGATTTGGCGCCGTTCAAGCCAGAGAAACCGATAAACCCTACTTTGATAACTCCATTTGGATTGGGGTAAGAAATCGAGTGGTTTGGCTTCTTTTTCTTTTTATCGGCGGCACACTCACAAGCAATGTGGTTCAGTATTTTCAAGGTCGGTTTGATGAAACGGTCATTCTAACGCTTTCAGCCTTCATCGCTTTGCTTGTTGGAACAGGCGGGAACATTGGTTCTCAAACTGTTTCTACTATTATTCGAAGCCTTGCTATAAATGAAATTGAAACCTCAGATTGGTTCAAGGTTCTGGCACGCGAATCGGCAACCGGATTTGTTTTGGGTTTGGTATTATTTCCAATTTCTTATGTTTTTGTTTTTGTTTTGAAAGGCGATTGGCATCTAAGCCTCGCGGTAAGCACAAGTGTGATTGGCGTTTGCACTTGGTCAAGTTCCATTGCATCTCAAATTCCGATTCTGGCCCAAAAAGTAGGTCTCGACCCAACCGTTCTTTCGGCCCCACTGATCACCACCCTTGTCGATGCCACCGGCTTAATCATCTATTTCAGTATCGCAAAAGTAATTCTCGCATTCTAA
- a CDS encoding GNAT family N-acetyltransferase gives MESDLLKAVEVSGNRIEESFVISTDKNMLQLEVIYEFLTHSHWAKGISKETVAKSIEHSMCFGVFERLSENQFKQVGFARVITDFTTFAYLSDVFILEEYRGLDLSKKLMGVIMKHPDLQGLRRWMLVTTYAHGLYEQFGFVTTKSPEKLMEIFVPNLYQKEAELLSIAQEIK, from the coding sequence ATGGAAAGTGATCTCCTAAAAGCGGTAGAAGTTTCGGGAAATCGGATTGAAGAATCCTTTGTGATCAGTACAGATAAAAACATGCTTCAATTAGAAGTGATTTATGAATTTTTAACGCATTCGCATTGGGCTAAGGGCATTTCAAAGGAAACTGTCGCAAAGTCTATTGAGCATTCAATGTGTTTTGGTGTTTTTGAGCGTCTTAGTGAGAATCAATTCAAGCAGGTTGGATTTGCCCGAGTGATAACCGATTTCACGACTTTCGCTTATCTCTCCGATGTTTTTATTCTCGAAGAGTATCGAGGGCTTGATCTTTCAAAAAAATTGATGGGAGTGATTATGAAGCATCCCGATTTGCAAGGGTTACGACGGTGGATGCTTGTTACGACATATGCACACGGTCTATATGAGCAATTTGGCTTTGTAACAACGAAGTCTCCGGAAAAACTGATGGAGATCTTTGTACCCAATCTTTATCAAAAGGAAGCTGAACTTTTATCAATTGCTCAAGAAATCAAGTAA
- a CDS encoding pyridoxamine 5'-phosphate oxidase family protein, translated as MFEISTLERVLEQSWTLLKLGASKRNHPMHLGVFCTKSENGVAARTVVLRKVEPEERLIIFHTDIRSSKISEIKSSPDVAWLFYDPELQIQLRFTAKAEIHLSGERANEHWQKTQLTSRRCYITEHPPLYPVSEPVSGLKKHLIGRIPTADESEEGRENFSVVVTKAMKLDWLYLDSAGHKRAVFDWQSGQMQANWVIP; from the coding sequence ATGTTTGAAATCTCAACTTTAGAGCGGGTTTTGGAGCAATCGTGGACACTCTTGAAACTTGGAGCGTCGAAGCGAAATCACCCAATGCATCTTGGTGTATTTTGCACGAAATCAGAGAACGGCGTCGCAGCAAGAACAGTCGTGCTTAGAAAGGTTGAACCGGAAGAGCGGCTTATCATTTTTCACACTGATATTCGGTCTTCTAAAATTTCTGAAATTAAATCAAGCCCTGATGTGGCTTGGTTGTTTTATGATCCAGAATTACAAATTCAACTCCGCTTTACAGCAAAAGCCGAAATTCATCTTTCAGGGGAAAGAGCAAACGAACATTGGCAAAAAACGCAGTTGACAAGCCGAAGGTGCTACATCACCGAGCATCCACCGTTATATCCTGTCAGCGAACCTGTATCAGGTTTGAAAAAGCATCTTATTGGAAGAATTCCAACTGCCGATGAAAGTGAAGAAGGAAGAGAAAACTTTTCTGTTGTTGTAACTAAAGCAATGAAATTAGATTGGCTCTACCTCGATTCTGCAGGACATAAACGTGCAGTTTTTGATTGGCAAAGTGGCCAAATGCAAGCGAATTGGGTTATTCCTTAA